Proteins from a genomic interval of Zingiber officinale cultivar Zhangliang chromosome 1B, Zo_v1.1, whole genome shotgun sequence:
- the LOC122039835 gene encoding WAT1-related protein At3g56620-like: protein MAKVWDPFLLTTATLLMTLRNRRPSFSFGVMLKIFILAMLGITIQQNVYYVGLHLISPTVASALGNVIPAFTFLLAIVLRMEKLNLKTVRGRAKLAGAIFCITGALIFTFWKGSALMLFGYFACSVSLVLQASICEIYPAKLTMNAVMCFFAALQSSALSLIFERNASSWRMFPLFTHLILCIVFVWCQRPKKFCKMLAIFFHFILPLFHLQLLITLLFEVANLLLNLPSLANDLLQ from the exons ATGGCCAAAGTATGGGATCCTTTCCTTCTCACGACAGCGACCTTGCTGATGACATTGAG GAATCGAAGACCCAGCTTCTCATTTGGTGTCATGCTAAAAATATTCATTCTTGCTATGTTGGGTATAACAATTCAGCAAAATGTATACTACGTTGGACTCCATCTCATTTCTCCAACTGTTGCCAGTGCCTTGGGCAATGTCATTCCTGCTTTTACTTTCTTATTGGCAATTGTACTGAG GATGGAAAAGCTCAACTTGAAGACTGTAAGAGGGAGGGCCAAGCTTGCAGGGGCCATCTTCTGCATCACTGGTGCCCTGATCTTCACATTTTGGAAAG GCTCTGCTCTTATGCTATTCGGCTATTTTGCATGCAGTGTATCGCTTGTTCTTCAG GCATCCATCTGTGAGATCTACCCAGCTAAACTCACCATGAACGCCGTGATGTGCTTCTTCGCAGCACTGCAATCTTCTGCACTTTCCCTCATCTTTGAAAGGAATGCCTCGTCATGGAGAATGTTTCCGCTATTTACTCATcttattttgtgcattgtatttGTTTGG TGCCAAAGGCCAAAAAAGTTTTGCAAAATGTTGGCCATCTTCTTCCACTTCATTCTACCACTTTTTCATCTCCAACTCCTCATTACTCTACTATTTGAAGTTGCCAACCTcctgttaaatctgccttctttgGCCAATGATCTGTTACAATGA